Proteins co-encoded in one Podospora pseudoanserina strain CBS 124.78 chromosome 7 map unlocalized CBS124.78p_7, whole genome shotgun sequence genomic window:
- the PDS5 gene encoding Sister chromatid cohesion protein pds5 (BUSCO:EOG09262PMC; EggNog:ENOG503NWDV; COG:D), which produces MAPRRSAAEEVEEEESETELVALHFNESLTWRPGKPIPLDKLLKHLNTLSKELEELDQEVVDPNSLTKVAKEVASHQILSHKDKGVRAYAACCVVDILRLCAPDAPFTPTQMKDIFNVTVTSIIPALFDPSNPYNTQHKYVLRSLTEIKSVVLLLDVDGSDSLLLALFSNIFDGVSGVKSASGEQVAKDVEFSMAEMLGVLIDEAATLPAKVVDIIMAQFLRAAGPGAGRRRRDHVQIDDNQATLLAKDEPEAYQIAKNLCQTFPDKMARFVSQYFSDVIVDATSFAARPGGHKGADDEDGDEGPSGPSESDLKELSKAHDLIRELWKAAPQVLQNVVPQVDAELSADNVHLRQLATETLGDMISGIGAAGPPPPPVLDPAAYPPLSMDAEENVEVQGLNTFTKPLSAMSFPQTHSLVFHNFLSRKNDKASAIRAAWTTAVGYILSTSAGGIGLSREDEATLIQGLGEKLSDSDEKVRLAAVKAIESFGFRDVILKLGPNGGVSREGSILSTLADRCRDRRPAVRVAAMSLLGKLWAVGTGELLAGNEAVTAALDGVPSRIYNAFYANDAEVNALLDRVIFECLIPLNYPPAKKTSKSANGSSQSQAAAAAAAAADADAIRAERILLLVRSLDPMAKKAFFALQARQPQFAQILETYIKQCELFNGGVMDDNADKKQANLHKTVRYIAQFLPNSPQSVQDLLKFAKANDRRNRGLVRYIIGQEHDFKTVHNALKELIKRIQGGKDSTIHETLLPILYRSGRFIFNRSHLATIMDYSKSNKDGLGSAAHEVLNEISQRNPDLFKTHIGQLCKDLVDQAPTENRENDPSVAETLKACSTYARKYPKDVPMDRDFVHSLVSFALYGQPPKVAKHAVNILLSKQDSKSTVYAQDLLQRIFKDWTYGSKHFLNKLSAVSQLELLAPKVAQDAEDKILEMIQKILLEVRTEAGDKDPEWVDDAELEEECQAKCLALKSLANKLRSMEADEAKENGAKIWKMLISLVHNKGEMTKTKNTPKHHKSRLRLLAAQLILKLCIQKHFDELLTPEDFNTLALTTQDAAQEVRHGFVRKLQKYLADDRLRTRFYTMIFSMAFEPNAEFKLRTETWVRSRARHYEGTHQHVLEAVLPRLFSLLAHHPDYSSDPDELVDHARYILFYVSLVATESNLGLLSKYAERAKQTQDALNPKSIGHRVLCDLTQVIIRKWQEKKNWTFNAWPDKVGLPKGLYGPLKSHTEAQEISEKVLVPDEIDEKLDDLLRAMDRKKKRKSTTDGSAESRPAAKKSRVQPKEPRIKEARKIATPKPKKPSKPKKAPSSPKRSAISDANRRRSGRSMAKGNQSYMERDSSEDDEEMLDGVAEWAYENGEEDKEAGSDEEVETGNEGEKGDDENSSELSEPEEVEEDEEEGDVEMTDEKTAEEEMEEQEVEADDEKEEEAEVEVEEEEEEAPPPAKANGRKGRSAAAATKEKEKTKPAAKEKAPAAAKKQTTLPTRTSGRATRGRAAAA; this is translated from the exons ATGGCGCCTCGCCGGAGCGCTgcggaagaggtggaagaggaggaatcCGAGACCGAGCTCGTCGCGCTGCATTTCAACGAGTCGCTGACATGGCGTCCTGGCAAGCCAATTCCCCTCGACAAGCTGCTCAAGCATCTCAACACCCTGTCCaaagagctggaggagctcgacCAAGAAGTCGTCGACCCAAACTCGTTGACAAAGGTTGCAAAGGAGGTCGCATCACATCAAATACTGAGCCACAAGGACAAGGGTGTACGAGCATATGCCGCTTGCTGTGTTGTTGATATCCTTAGACTATGCGCACCCGATGCGCCTTTTACCCCCACCCAGATGAAG GACATTTTTAACGTTACCGTCACATCTATCATTCCAGCCTTGTTCGACCCTTCGAATCCATACAACACACAGCACAAATATGTCCTTAGATCTCTCACCGAAATCAAGAGTGTAGTGCTTTTGCTTGATGTGGACGGCAGCGACAGTCTCCTCCTCGCGCTCTTTTCCAATATATTCGACGGTGTATCAGGGGTCAAGTCAGCTTCGGGAGAGCAAGTGGCAAAGGATGTCGAGTTTAGCATGGCCGAAATGCTCGGGGTGCTGATAGATGAGGCCGCCACTCTTCCAGCAAAGGTCGTGGATATCATCATGGCCCAGTTTCTAAGAGCAGCTGGCCCCGGGGCGGGTAGGAGGAGGCGCGACCATGTGCAAATCGACGACAATCAAGCGACACTCTTGGCCAAGGATGAGCCCGAGGCTTACCAAATAGCCAAGAACTTGTGCCAGACATTCCCCGACAAAATGGCGAGGTTCGTCAGCCAGTATTTCAGCGACGTTATTGTTGACGCTACTTCGTTTGCCGCTAGGCCCGGCGGACATAAGGGagctgatgacgaggatggcgacgagggcCCATCGGGACCCTCTGAATCGGATCTGAAGGAATTGAGCAAGGCACACGATTTGATTCGGGAGTTATGGAAAGCGGCACCTCAGGTTCTCCAAAATGTTGTTCCTCAGGTCGATGCCGAATTATCAGCCGACAATGTGCATTTACGCCAACTGGCAACGGAGACATTGGGAGACATGATATCGGGAATTGGTGCTGCagggccaccaccgccgccggttCTGGATCCTGCTGCCTACCCACCACTCAGCATGGACGCCGAGGAGAATGTTGAAGTTCAGGGACTGAACACTTTCACCAAGCCACTCTCTGCCATGTCCTTCCCGCAAACACACAGTTTGGTTTTCCACAATTTCCTCAGCAGGAAAAACGACAAAGCCTCAGCCATCAGAGCTGCCTGGACGACGGCAGTAGGATATATTTTGTCAACGTCTGCCGGTGGCATCGGGCTCAGTCGTGAAGACGAGGCTACCCTGATCCAAGGCCTTGGAGAGAAGCTCTCAGACAGCGATGAGAAGGTCAGACTGGCAGCTGTTAAGGCGATCGAGTCATTTGGCTTCCGCGATGTTATTCTCAAGCTGGGGCCCAACGGGGGCGTGTCCAGAGAGGGATCCATTCTGTCAACTCTGGCCGACCGTTGTCGTGACCGAAGACCGGCTGTGAGGGTGGCTGCCATGTCCTTGTTGGGAAAACTTTGGGCCGTTGGAACTGGGGAACTGCTTGCTGGAAATGAGGCCGTGACTGCAGCGCTCGACGGTGTTCCAAGCCGCATCTACAATGCATTTTATGCCAATGATGCCGAGGTCAATGCCCTGCTGGACCGCGTCATCTTTGAGTGCCTGATCCCTCTGAACTACCCGCCAGCAAAGAAGACCTCCAAGTCTGCGAATGGAAGCTCACAATCacaggctgctgctgctgccgccgccgccgcggaTGCTGATGCTATCAGAGCAGAGAGGATATTGCTTCTTGTGCGATCTCTCGACCCAATGGCCAAGaaagccttcttcgccttgcAAGCGAGGCAGCCACAGTTCGCCCAGATCCTCGAGACATACATCAAGCAATGCGAGCTGTTCAACGGGGGTGTCATGGATGACAACGCGGACAAGAAACAGGCCAACCTTCACAAGACGGTCCGGTATATCGCGCAGTTCTTGCCAAACTCCCCACAGAGCGTTCAAGATCTGCTGAAATTTGCCAAGGCCAACGATCGGCGGAATCGTGGGCTTGTCAGATACATCATCGGGCAGGAGCATGATTTCAAGACAGTCCACAACGCTCTCAAGGAACTCATCAAGCGGATTCAGGGTGGGAAGGACTCCACAATTCACGAGACACTGCTTCCCATCCTCTACCGATCTGGCCGCTTCATCTTCAACCGCAGTCACTTGGCCACCATCATGGACTACTCCAAGTCTAACAAGGATGGCTTGGGCAGCGCTGCACATGAGGTTTTGAACGAAATCTCACAACGCAACCCTGATCTTTTCAAGACCCACATCGGCCAGCTCTGCAAGGATCTGGTAGATCAGGCGCCTACCGAGAACCGGGAGAACGACCCGTCTGTTGCAGAAACGTTGAAGGCTTGTTCGACATATGCCAGAAAGTATCCAAAGGATGTTCCTATGGACCGGGACTTTGTCCACAGTTTGGTCAGCTTCGCCTTGTATGGCCAACCGCCAAAGGTGGCCAAGCATGCCGTGAATATCCTGCTGTCGAAACAGGACAGCAAGAGCACTGTGTATGCTCAGGATCTTCTTCAGCGCATTTTCAAGGACTGGACGTATGGTTCCAAGCACTTTCTCAACAAGCTCTCGGCCGTGAGCCAGCTCGAGCTCCTTGCCCCGAAGGTTGCCCAGGACGCAGAGGATAAGATCCTCGAAATGATCCAGAAGATCCTGCTCGAGGTGCGAACGGAGGCCGGCGACAAGGACCCAGAGTGGGTGGACGATGCTGAGTTAGAGGAGGAGTGCCAAGCCAAGTGTCTGGCGCTCAAGTCTCTGGCAAACAAGCTGAGGAGCATGGAAGCCGATGAGGCAAAGGAAAACGGAGCCAAGATCTGGAAGATGCTTATTTCGCTGGTTCACAACAAGGGTGAGAtgaccaaaaccaaaaacacACCAAAGCATCACAAATcccggctgcggctgcttgctgctcaGCTTATCCTCAAGCTCTGCATTCAGAAGCATTTCGACGAGTTGCTCACCCCTGAAGACTTCAACACGCTGGCCTTGACCACACAGGACGCTGCTCAGGAGGTCCGTCACGGCTTCGTGAGGAAACTGCAGAAGTATCTTGCCGATGACAGGCTGCGGACCCGGTTTTATACCATGATCTTCTCGATGGCCTTTGAGCCCAACGCGGAGTTCAAGTTGAGGACCGAGACTTGGGTTCGGTCAAGAGCGCGGCATTATGAGGGCACACACCAGCATGTGCTCGAGGCTGTTCTCCCCCGTCTCTTCTCGCTCCTTGCGCATCATCCAGACTATAGCTCTGATCCGGATGAGCTGGTTGATCACGCGAGGTATATTCTCTTTTACGTCAGCTTGGTAGCCACTGAGTCCAATTTGGGGTTGCTGTCCAAGTATGCGGAGCGTGCGAAGCAAACACAGGATGCGCTTAATCCGAAGAGCATCGGCCATCGGGTCTTGTGTGACTTGACTCAAGTAATCATTCGCAAAtggcaggagaagaagaactGGACGTTTAATGCCTGGCCTGACAAGGTTGGGCTGCCGAAGGGGCTGTATGGCCCTCTCAAGTCGCACACAGAGGCGCAGGAGATTTCGGAGAAGGTGCTGGTGCCAGATGAGATTGATGAGAAGTTGGATGATTTGCTTAGGGCGATGGATCGCAAGAAG AAGCGCAAATCAACCACTGATGGTAGCGCTGAATCCCGTCCAGCAGCCAAGAAATCCCGAGTCCAACCCAAAGAGCCCAGGATCAAAGAAGCACGGAAAATTGCCACGCCCAAACCCAAGAAGCCCTCCAAGCCGAAAAAggcaccatcctcccccaagaGATCGGCAATTTCAGATGCCAATAGGCGTCGCTCGGGAAGGTCAATGGCAAAGGGCAATCAGTCCTACATGGAGCGGGACTCGtcagaagatgatgaggaaatGCTGGATGGGGTGGCGGAGTGGGCATATGagaatggcgaggaggataagGAGGCGGGGTCGGATGAGGAAGTAGAGACCGGGAAtgaaggggagaagggggatgatgagaacAGCAGTGAACTTTCTGAACCTGAGgaagtggaagaggatgaggaagagggcgatgTGGAAATGACGGATGAGAAGACAGCCGAAGAAGAGatggaagagcaggaggttgaggcagatgatgaaaaggaagaggaggcagaggtggaggttgaagaagaggaggaagaagcaccaccgccggcaaagGCTaatggaaggaaggggaggtcagctgctgctgctacaaaggaaaaggaaaagacgAAACCAGCTGCGAAGGAAAAGGCGCCGGCTGCGGCAAAGAAGCAGACTACATTGCCGACGAGGACGTCTGGAAGggcgacgagggggagggctgctgctgcttaG
- a CDS encoding uncharacterized protein (EggNog:ENOG503NZ7X; COG:S), with protein MRKSITSRLVRLPLKAARQTPQRSFPAIFARGGTSNGLVMFEHDLPPRSHWPSVLPKVMGSPDPHGRQLDGMGSGISSTSKICVLSPPSRKDVDVDFTFVQVGIKDGVLDMGGNCGNLSSVVGPVAFDHGLVKRRGVGFRKEGAEEEMVGCVRIFNTNTGKVVESRFRVGGIRCGLTVRGMRWMGLVGGE; from the coding sequence ATGAGAAAATCCATCACCTCCCGCCTCGTgcgcctccccctcaaagCAGCCCGGCAAACACCCCAACGTTCCTTTCCCGCCATCTTCGCCCGCGGCGGGACGTCAAACGGTTTGGTCATGTTCGAGCATGACCTTCCTCCCCGATCTCACTGGCCTTCTGTCCTGCCTAAAGTAATGGGTTCCCCAGATCCTCATGGTCGACAACTCGACGGGATGGGATCGGGGATCTCGTCCACGTCCAAGATCTGCGTGCTTTCCCCCCCGAGCAGAAAGGATGTAGATGTGGACTTCACGTTTGTTCAGGTTGGTATCAAGGACGGCGTGCTGGACATGGGGGGGAATTGTGGGAATTTGAGCAGTGTTGTTGGGCCTGTGGCGTTTGATCACGggctggtgaagaggaggggggtggggtttaGAAAagagggagcggaggaggagatggtggggtgtGTGAGGATATTTAATACTAATactgggaaggtggtggagagtaGGTTTAGGGTTGGGGGAATCCGTTGCGGTTTGACAGTGAGGGGTatgagatggatggggttggtgggaggggagtaG
- a CDS encoding uncharacterized protein (COG:S; EggNog:ENOG503P4VN) has protein sequence MNSLRTAAASRPLLAAMATRPVGLASVMIARRPTTAVVAPRRLAPGLGLVVRTKTTKSALHLQMNAKKKADAIAEREREMERKMEEAKVLGERLYLWNHIQANHVLWSTTRELRANKSLRQVQFTGKKNTLIKIRKDYWRPMATIQFPEGEGEAGLSVYHKLVELKKRHELEWDDGGRRRREGEFCGGYGVCAWGGGKGNKVARNFEEIREWRQKISDDMKKRKELEKELEELEENKMKLEDTQKEVQRKVKDRREGRGGEGKAGGEDMEVKETKKIAKVKKQIEEVKNQIQELQPLEEPVPVLHKVRVFWANELDHHFAESWPDNVEHVLGLPEDDWTNEDLEKMIANQERLVDLHAVLAEKKLAKREEKAKLKEQRAAKKAKKMQPFLPTPEGETGWKSRPRAPKPFTGKAPKWAKEGL, from the exons ATGAACTCCCTTCGCACAGCGGCGGCTTCCCGGCCATTACTGGCTGCCATGGCCACCCGGCCAGTCGGTCTGGCGAGTGTGATGATTGCCAGACGGCCAAccacggcggtggtggcgccgAGGCGACTGGCtccggggttggggctggtggtgaggacaaAGACGACAAAGAGCGCTCTTCACCTGCAGATGAatgcgaagaagaaggcggatgCGAttgcggagagggagagggagatggagaggaagatggaggaggcgaaggtgctgggggagaggttgtaTTTGTGGAATCACATCCAGGCGAATCATGTGCTCTGGAGCACGACGAGGGAGCTGAGG GCGAATAAATCCCTGAGACAGGTCCAGTTCACGGGCAAAAAGAACACTCTGATCAAGATCCGCAAGGATTACTGGAGGCCCATGGCTACGATTCAGTTccctgagggggagggggaggcgggccTGTCGGTTTATCATAAGCTGgtggagctgaagaagaggcaCGAGCTGgagtgggatgatggggggaggaggcgaagag AAGGGGAATTCTGTGGCGGATATGGCGTTTGTgcttggggtggggggaaagggaacaAGGTCGCGAGGAATTTTGAGGAGATTAGGGAGTGGAGGCAGAAGATTAGTGATGAtatgaaaaaaagaaaagagttggagaaggagttggaggagttggaggagaacAAGATGAAGTTGGAGGATACGCAGAAAGAGGTACAAAGGAAGGTGAAGGAT aggagggaggggaggggaggggaggggaaggcggggggggaggatatgGAGGTGAAGGAAACTAAAAAGATCGCAaaggtgaagaagcagaTCGAGGAGGTTAAGAACCAGATCCAGGAGCTACAACCACTGGAGGAACCGGTCCCGGTACTTCACAAAGTCCGCGTGTTCTGGGCCAACGAGCTCGATCACCACTTTGCCGAGAGCTGGCCAGACAACGTCGAGCATGTTCTTGGCTTGCCGGAGGATGATTGGACAAACGAGGACTTGGAAAAGATGATCGCCAACCAGGAGAGGCTGGTGGACCTTCACGCGGTgttggcggagaagaagctggcgaagagggaggagaaggcgaagtTGAAGGAACAGCGtgcggcgaagaaggcgaagaagatgcAGCCGTTTTTGCCTACGCCTGAGGGCGAGACTGGGTGGAAGAGTAGACCAAGAGCGCCGAAGCCGTTCACGGGCAAGGCGCCCAAGTGGGCTAAGGAGGGTCTTTAG
- a CDS encoding uncharacterized protein (EggNog:ENOG503NUDX), with the protein MSNKPIFVATHPRACSTAFERVFMTRHDILHCVHEPFGDAFYYGPERLSERFEDDEEGRKKSGFSQITYKDVVDQIFDPAASEGKRIFIKDITHYLLPPHQKPVSIPPSLSSFASPADSNNPTVLPISLLREFHFTFLIRHPRRAIPSYYRCTIPPLSSKTGFHNFMPSEAGYDELRRLFDYLLAEGLLLPPSDKANGHKHDEDAVKITVIDADDLLDHPAEIIQRYCEDVGIDYDPKMLKWDDDEQHKRAKEAFEKWNGFHDDAIGSTELKPRVNGPKILTEEEENAQWKEKYGEEGQRLIRETVDANVADYEYLKQFAVKV; encoded by the exons ATGTCGAACAAACCCATCTTCGTGGCCACCCACCCCAGGGCCTGTTCAACGGCCTTTGAGCGCGTCTTCATGACCAGACATGATATCCTTCACTGTGTCCACGAGCCATTCGGTGATGCCTTCTACTACGGTCCTGAGCGTTTGAGCGAACGTttcgaagatgatgaagagggccGCAAGAAGAGCGGTTTCTCCCAGATCACTTACAAGGATGTTGTCGACCAAATATTCGACCCTGCCGCCAGTGAG GGCAAACGCATCTTCATAAAAGACATCACCCactacctcctccccccacacCAAAAACCAGTCAGCATtcccccatccctctcctcctttgcctctCCAGCAgactccaacaacccaaccgtcctccccatctccctccttcgCGAATTCCACTTCACCTTCCTCATccgccacccccgccgcgCAATTCCCTCTTATTACCGGTGCACAATCCCACCTCTGTCATCCAAAACTGGCTTTCACAATTTCATGCCCTCGGAAGCCGGCTATGACGAGCTCCGTCGCCTCTTCGACTACCTTCTCGCTGAAGGCCTTCTCCTACCCCCATCCGACAAAGCCAACGGCCACAAGCACGACGAAGATGCCGTGAAAATCACAGTCATTGACGCcgacgacctcctcgaccaccCCGCAGAAATCATCCAGCGGTACTGTGAAGACGTGGGGATCGATTATGACCCCAAAATGCTCAAatgggacgacgacgagcagCACAAGCGAGCCAAGGAGGCGTTCGAGAAGTGGAACGGCTTTCACGACGATGCCATTGGGAGCACAGAGTTGAAGCCGAGGGTGAACGGGCCG AAGATCCTAaccgaagaggaagaaaacgCCCAATGGAAAGAGAAGTACGGCGAGGAAGGGCAAAGGCTGATCAGGGAGACGGTCGACGCCAACGTGGCCGATTACGAGTACCTCAAACAGTTCGCCGTCAAGGTTTAG
- a CDS encoding uncharacterized protein (EggNog:ENOG503NZ7X; COG:S), whose protein sequence is MWAIRGFVRVDDLGVEGWEGLTPGRVEGDEDLKGKLEEIRQAGAEMMGLDPRVESVPKVVMVFPPEVTAREGGKGANIKCLALSMGQAHKAAPLTLALCLGAAARLEGTIPNQLAVGLDAESGVVTIEHPSGKLDVGVMVEDGKIVSAELHRTARVLMKGKVYY, encoded by the coding sequence ATGTGGGCAATCCGGGGTTTTGTGAGGGTGGATgatttgggggttgaggggtgggaggggttgacgccggggagggtggagggggatgaggatctgaaggggaagctggaggagattAGGCAGGCGGGggcggagatgatggggttggatcCGAGGGTTGAGAGTGTGccgaaggtggtgatggtttttcCTCCTGAGGTGACGGccagggaaggggggaagggggcgaaTATCAAGTGTTTGGCGCTGTCGATGGGGCAGGCGCACAAGGCGGCTCCGTTGACGCTGGCGTTGTGTCttggggcggcggcgaggctgGAGGGGACGATTCCGAATCAGCTTGCGGTAGGGCTGGATGCTGAGAGTGGCGTTGTTACTATTGAGCACCCGAGTGGTAAGCTTGATGTGGGAGTTATGGTTGAGGACGGGAAGATTGTCTCGGCCGAGCTGCACAGGACTGCCCGGGTGCTGATGAAAGGGAAGGTCTATTACTAG
- a CDS encoding uncharacterized protein (EggNog:ENOG503PG5S) yields the protein MDHFNATVKDGKLVNTRRGLQVSRQKFNGISFVNTSAQDSSSSGTQSFRLTKESPSKSTSLLEIKFADTSNELQSAGAATSVQEGQGRTPNFSFVSETGQQHQAKRQPRRRAIPKPKGQQDHRRNSASPYLSSPDSRPPSRSSVATPPPRLEETAFQFFGSSFPTSQRQPQLQQQPFLSPTIQGYHARQQQHLQVNSLTAITSPPLPPPWPPAESATYPVPFSPSQSGWELFHHYNTHHLPLQLYPYEDIVTYNPARSDNNESSIGFSDIAAFHCVLMCGEIAEAVLNRQHHLASESETEPRGFAYHISKICAILNKKLDGNHWDMHMRGLQKVLDVLGGLTSLPTWVVRRIHTADLKGATALASTPYLPLTRSLIPSATTAILPPAQLAHTTHTINSILQPLDIHPSVITTLITLSNFTSAVHLARQSTTSSMRFDPYIFTEELQSVTYDLLTLPNPLSKHSEETPLDITPTLEQALRISSLLLLKDLLPDHPRNLGGYTTLVGLLRHHLQIITQVVSPAHNLLVDPQLRQHHRRKKELRQILTWVCLVGDVATQRAKQNDCRYREAGDNTVLEEDQKEYSREIFQSCLVSIFGPDNNTEDLALVDLFKLGDVICKKGDDLEGVVSLFG from the exons ATGGACCACTTCAATGCGACTGTCAAGGATGGGAAACTGGTTAATACTCGTCGCGGACTTCAAGTGTCAAGGCAGAAGTTTAATGGGATATCGTTTGTGAATACCTCAGCTCAGGATTCTTCGTCTTCTGGCACACAGTCGTTTCGCTTGACGAAGGAGTCTCCCTCAAAGTCCACATCTCTTCTAGAGATCAAATTCGCCGATACAAGCAACGAATTACAGTCTGCTGGGGCAGCTACAAGTGtacaagaagggcaaggtcGAACGCCAAATTTCAGCTTCGTGTCGGAAACGGGACAACAGCACCAGGCCAAGAGGCAACCACGGCGAAGAGCAATTCCAAAGCCAAAGGGACAGCAAGACCACCGAAGAAACTCGGCCTCACCATATTTGTCTTCTCCCGACTCTCGTCCACCATCCCGGTCATCTGTTGCtacaccaccgcctcggTTGGAAGAGACAGCATTCCAGTTCTTTGGCTCTTCTTTTCCAACCTCACAACGGCAGCCTCAACTCCAGCAACagccttttctctctcctacAATTCAGGGGTATCATGcacgccagcagcagcatctaCAGGTCAATAGCCTTACTGCCATTACCTCTCCACCACTACCGCCGCCTTGGCCGCCAGCCGAATCAGCCACCTACCCCGTACCgttctccccttcccagtccGGCTGGGAGCTCTTCCACCACTACAACACTCACCACTTGCCTCTCCAGCTCTACCCCTACGAAGACATTGTGACCTACAATCCCGCACGCTCAGACAATAACGAGAGCTCTATCGGCTTCTCTGATATCGCCGCTTTTCACTGCGTTCTAATGTGTGGGGAAATAGCTGAAGCTGTTCTAAACCGTCAGCACCACTTGGCATCTGAATCCGAGACGGAACCAAGAGGGTTTGCATATCACATATCGAAGATATGCGCCATATTGAACAAGAAGCTAGACGGGa ATCACTGGGATATGCACATGCGAGGACTCCAAAAAGTGCTCGATGTACTAGGAGGGCTAACAAGCCTGCCAACGTGGGTGGTAAGGAGGATACACAC CGCCGACCTCAAAGGAGCCACAGCCCTCGCCTCAACTCCCTATCTCCCGCTCACCCGCTCTCTAATTCCCTCAGCCACAACCGCTATCCTACCACCAGCCCAACTAGCTCACACTACCCACACGATCAACTccatcctccaacccctcgaCATCCACCCCTCCGTCATAACAACCCTAATCACCCTGTCAAACTTCACGTCAGCAGTCCATCTAGCCCGACAGTCAACTACCAGCTCCATGAGATTCGACCCCTACATCTTTACAGAAGAACTCCAATCCGTCACATATGACCTTCTCACCCTGCCCAACCCACTCAGCAAACACTCGGAAGAAACACCTCTAGACATCACACCAACTCTCGAACAAGCCCTCCGTatatcctccctcctccttctcaaagacctcctccccgaccacCCCCGCAACCTCGGCGGTTACACCACTTTAGTCGGCCTACTTCGACACCATCTCCAGATTATCACTCAGGTTGTTTCACCAGCACACAACCTACTTGTCGATCCACAACTCCGGCAACATCacagaagaaagaaagagctGAGACAGATACTGACCTGGGTCTGTTTAGTGGGTGATGTAGCAACTCAGAGAGCAAAACAAAATGACTGCCGCTACCGAGAAGCTGGCGACAACACCGTTCTTGAGGAAGATCAAAAGGAGTATTCACGGGAGATATTCCAGAGTTGTTTAGTCTCTATTTTTGGTCCTGATAATAACACTGAGGATCTCGCCTTGGTCGATCTATTCAAGTTGGGAGATGTTATATGCAAGAAAGGGGATGATcttgaaggggttgtttCACTATTTGGATGA